The genomic region CCAGGTCGGCCTTGGTCAGGCAGAGCAGCGGCTCGATGTCCGCGTCGTACGCGGCCACCAGGCACCGGTCGATGAAGCCGGTACGCGGCGGCGGGTCGGCCAGCGCGCTGACGATCACCAACTGGTCGGCGTTGGCCACCACCACCCGCTCCAGCCGGCCCTCGGCGGTCGTCGCGTCGTCCTCCGCGGTGCGGCGCAGCACGGAACTCCGCTCGGCGATCCGGACGATCCGGGCCAGCGCCCCCGCCGCGCCCGAGGTGTCCCCGACCAGCCCTACCCGGTCGCCCACCACCACCGACTTGCGACCCAGCTCCCGGGCGCGCATCGCGGTCACCGTCGGGACGTCCGTGTCGCCGACCACGCAGGTGTAGCGCCCCCGGTCGACGGCGATCACGAACCCGTCCACCGCGTCGGCGTGCCGGGGGCGGGTCCGCGTACGCGGGCGCGACGACTTCCCGGGCCGCACCCGTACGTCGTCCTCGTCGTACTCCCGCCGTCTGGTCGCCAGGACCGCCCTCCGTCGCCTCAGCTCTTGCCGGTCACCATCGCTGACCATAGTGCCGGGAACTCGGGCATGGTCTTGGAGGTACACCCGACGTCGTCGACCTCGATGCCCGGCACGGCCAGCCCGGCCACCGCCGCGGCGTGCGCCATCCGGTGGTCGGCGTACGTCTGGAACGTCCCGCCGCGCAGCGGGCGCGGCCTGATCTCGAGCCCGTCGCGGGACTCGGTGAGGTCGGCGCCGAGCGCGGCGAACTCCCGAGCCAGCGCGGCGATGCGGTCGGTCTCGTGACCTCGGATGTGGGCCACGCCGGTGAACCGGGACGGCGAGTCCGCCAGCATGGCCAGCGCGGTCAACGCCGGGGTCAGCTCGCTGACGTCGGAGAGGTCGGCCTCCAGGCCGTGCACGGTGCCGGTGCCCCGGACGGTCAGCCCCGCGGTGGAGAGCGTCACCTCGCCGCCCATCCGCTGCAGCAGCGTGCGGAGCCGCTCCACCGGCTGGGCGCTGCTGTGCGGCCAGCCCTGCAGGGTCACCTCGCCGCCGGTCACCAGCGCGGCGGCGAAGAACGGCACCGCGCCGGACAGGTCCGGCTCGATCTCCCAGCCGCGCCCGGTGAGCGGACCCGGCTCCACCGCCCAGACGTCGGGCACGGTGTCGTCGACCGCGGCGCCGGCGGCGCGCAGCATCTGCACGGTCATCCGCAGGTGGGGCGCGGACGGGACCGGCGGGCCGACGTGCCGGACCACCACACCACGGTCGAAGCGCGGCGCGGCCAGCAGCAGGCCGGAGACCAGCTGGCTGGACGCCGAGGCGTCGATCACCACCTCGCCGCCGGCGACCCGGCCGGCGCCGTGCACGGTCAGCGGCAGGCTGTCGGCGCCGGCGACGTCGATCCGCACACCGAGCGAGCGCAGCGCGCCGATCAGCGGGCCGAGCGGTCGCGTGCGCGCGTGCGGGTCGCCGTCGAAGGTGATCCGACCGTCGGCGAGGCCGGCCACCGGCGGCACGAAGCGCATCACCGTGCCGGCCAGGCCGACGTCGACGTGCGCCG from Micromonospora sp. WMMD812 harbors:
- the aroA gene encoding 3-phosphoshikimate 1-carboxyvinyltransferase, which gives rise to MGNLTATRPLQPWTAPTASDPVAATLRLPGSKSMTARALVLSALASGPSTLSGPLRARDTELMAAGLRAMGAHMSISDDDRWLVRPHRLVGPAHVDVGLAGTVMRFVPPVAGLADGRITFDGDPHARTRPLGPLIGALRSLGVRIDVAGADSLPLTVHGAGRVAGGEVVIDASASSQLVSGLLLAAPRFDRGVVVRHVGPPVPSAPHLRMTVQMLRAAGAAVDDTVPDVWAVEPGPLTGRGWEIEPDLSGAVPFFAAALVTGGEVTLQGWPHSSAQPVERLRTLLQRMGGEVTLSTAGLTVRGTGTVHGLEADLSDVSELTPALTALAMLADSPSRFTGVAHIRGHETDRIAALAREFAALGADLTESRDGLEIRPRPLRGGTFQTYADHRMAHAAAVAGLAVPGIEVDDVGCTSKTMPEFPALWSAMVTGKS